One Pectinophora gossypiella unplaced genomic scaffold, ilPecGoss1.1 Pgos_32, whole genome shotgun sequence genomic window, attattgtcttctaacgcccaccctcctttctgatgatgatgttacgacaccGCCCGACCCCCTCTGTTACgacatataatatatactagatgtcgcgtggttcgctcgcagcaagctgctcgcgtgccttgttttcccgccatttttttaccgcgatagaatttgaccaagacttaaataggtctcgtgaaatcaaaaaagttctaggtgctatagttttgccaggccgtagggtgtctccctgatgcggagcagttttccaagatgacgtttcgatcatcaattttacctccgagacattttctggaaaaacaaaaatttgtatggcggccatcttgtttttcggccattttgttttttttttcaccggcgataaaatttgaccaagatttaaataggtttcgtgaaatcaaaaatgttccaggtgcgatagttttgccaggccgtagggtgtctccctgatgcggagcagctttcgaagatcgaaaagtatttccatactcaacatgatgtttcgatcacactCCTCattcatcatttttaccctcgaggcattttcgggaaaaacgaaaattttgtatggcggccatcttgtttttccgccattttgtttttttatcattttatcagcggggattggatttgaccaagatttaaatacattgtgcgaaaaaaaaattgatccagatgtgatagttttgccaggccgtagggtgtctccctgatgcggagcagttatcgaaaaccaagaagtattttcaaacttaacatgacgttccgatcacattcctatacataatttttacccacgaggcattttcagaaaaaacgaaaaatttgtatggcggccatcttgattttccgccattttgattttttttcaacagtgattgaatttgaccaagatttaaaaaaatttcgtgaaaacaaaaaagttccaggtgcgatagttttgccaggccgtagggtgtctccctgatgcggagcagctttcgaagatcgaaaagtatttccatactcaacatgacgtttcgatcacattcctcatacataatttttaccttcgatgcattttccggaaaaacaaaattttgtatggcggccatcttgtttttccgccattttgattttttttcacccacaatagaatttgaccaagatttaaataggttttgcgaaaaaaaatttggtccagctataatagttgcgccagactgtagggtgtctccctgatgcggagcagttttccaagatgacgttccgatctcacccctatacatatttttggacCTTGatgaattttctagaaaaacaaaattttgtatggcggccatcttgtttttccgccattttgtttttttttcaccggcgataaaatttgaccaagatttaaataggttttgtggaaacaaaaaaggtccagatgcgatagtttcgccaggccgtaggatgccgccctgatgcggagcagctttcaaagatcgagaagtatttccatactctataagacgtttcgatcacacccctatacatcatttttacctccgagacattttctggaaaaacatttttttgaatggcggccatcttgtttttccgccatttagtttttttttcactggcgattggatttgaccaagattttaataggtttcgtgaaaaaattattgctccaggttttatagttttgccaggccgcagggtgtctctctgatgcggagcagtttttcaagatccagcaaaattgaaatactcaacatgacgatccgatcacatccctatacatcatttttacccccaaggcatttttaggaaaaacgaaaaatttgtatggcggccatcttgatttttcgccattttgattttttttcaccggcaattaaatttgactaagaattaaataggtttagtGAAGAAAGAATccttccaggtgcgatagttttgccaggccgtagggtgccgccctgatgcggagtagttttccaagatcgaaaagtatttccataatcAACATGatatttcgatcacattcctcatacatcatttttacccccgaggcattttcgggaaaaacgaaaatttcgtatggcggccatcttgtttttccgccattttggttttttttcaccggggattgaatttgaccaagatttaaataggtttcgtgaaaaaaatattgctctaggttttatagttttgccaggccgtagggtgtctccctgatgcggagcagtttttcaagatcgagcagtactgaaatactcaacatgacgatccgatcacatccctatacatcatatttaccctcgaggcattttcaggaaaaacgaaaattttgtatggcggccatcttgtttttccgccattttggttttttttcaccagggattggatttgaccaagatttaaatatgtttcgcgaaagaaaaattgctccaggttttatagttttgccaggccgtagggtgtctccctgatgcggagcagtttctcaagatcgagcagtttttccatactcaacttgacgtttcgatcacacctcccatacatcatttttacacccgaggcatttttttaaaaaacaaaattttgtatggcggccatcttgtttttccgccattttgattttttttcacccacgataaaatttgaccaagatttaagtaggttttgtgaaaaaagaatcattccaggtgcgatagtttcgccaggccgtagggtgtctccctgatgcggagcagttttccaagatctggaagttttcccatactcaccggaagatcttgatcacaccccccatacatcattttgaccccccgacgctccttctgggagaacaaccctgtcagtgagtcagtcagtcagtgagtcagtgggtttgtagctatatatattataatataatatactagatttcgcgtggttcgctcgcagcaagctgctcgcgtgtcctgtattagttcgaagctttgtatggcggccatcttgttttcgtgaaatcaaaaaagttctaggtgctatagttttgccaggccgtagggtgacccctgatgcggagcagttttccaagatgacgttccgatcacaccccaatacatcatttttacctcgtgagacattttctggaaaaacaaaaatttgtatggcggccatcttgtttttcggccattttgtttttttttcactggcgataaaatttgacctagactttaataggcttcgtgaaaacaaaaaaaatccaggtgcgatagttccgccaggctgtagggtgtctccctgatgcggagcagcttatgaagatcgaaaagtatttccatactcaacatgacattccgattacacccccatacattgtttttacctgtaagacatttttctgaaaaaacaaaattttgtatggcggccatcttgtttttccgccattttggttttttttcaccggcgattggatttgaccaagatttaaatacgttgtgcgaaaaaatcattgttccaggtgcgataggttagccaggccgtagggtgtctccctgatgcggagcagtttttcaagattgagaagtacttttatactcaacaagacgtttcaattacaatcccatacacagtttttacccgcgagacattttctggaaaaacaaaactttgtatggcggccatcttgtttttccgccattttgatttttttccaccgacaattgaatttgaccaagatttaaataggtttcgtgaaaaaagaatcgttccaggtgcgatagttgcgccagactgtagggcgtctccctgatgcggagcagttttccaagatctggaagttttcccatactcatcggaagatctcgatcacaccccccatacatcattttcaccccccgacgctccttctgggagaacaaccctgtcagtgagtcagtgagtcagtcagtcagtcagtcagtgggtttgtagctttatatattataatactagatgtcgcgtggttcgctcgcagcaagctgctcgcgtgtcctgtattagttcgaagctttgtatggcggccatcttgtttaaataggtctcgtgaaatcaaaaaagttctaggtgctataattttgccaggccgtaaggtgtctccctaatgcggagcagttttccaagatgacgttccgatcacacccctatacatatttttggaccttgaggaattttctagaaaaacaaaattttgtatggcggccatcttgtttctccgccattttgttttttttttcacaggctataaaatttgaccaagattttattaggtttggtgaaaaaagaatcgttccaggtgcgatagttttcccaggccgtagggtgccgccctgatgcggagcagtttttgaaggtcgggaagtattttcatactcaatatgacattttgatctcatccctcttacatcacattcaccccgaggcattttcgagaaaaacgaaaattttgtatggcggccatcttgtttttccgccattttgattttttttcaactacgatagaatgtgaccaagaattaaataggtttcgtgagaacagaaaagttccaggtgcgatagttttgccaggccgtagggtgtctccctgatgcggagcagtttttcaagattaagaagtatttttatactcaacaagacgttccgattacaaccccatacacagtttttacctccgagacattttctggaaaaacaaaattttgtatggcggccatcttgtttttccgccattttgtttttttttcacccacaatagaatttgaccaagatttaagtaggttttgtgaaaaaagaatcgttccaggtgcgatagtttcgccaggccgtagggtgtctccctgatgcggagcagttttccaagatctggaagttttcccatactcaccggaagatttggatcacatccctcatacatcattttcaccccccgaggctccttctgggagaacaaccctgtcagtgagtcagtcagtcagtgagtcagtgggtttgtagctatatataattttagtttcagaagtggaaataaattaaaaaaaaacaattcttaacaaaaacttaacttttaatgtttttaacaataatttatttcaaataaaaacgaaaactgATTACAACTTgtaatgaatttaaataacaaattgTAACGATATCACACTTgatcaaatatttacaaaaatagcgAAAAATAGAAATAGCTCACGTGACCTTAACAACCAACGGAGATACGTCCGAACACCTCCAGCGCCGTCAAGCAAATGGCGTCTCTGGTTCAAGCTCTAGCTTTATATAGACGGTGCAGGGTAGGCCGGTAGTATAGAGGGGGTGTCCCTTACACGGCCTCTCCTGACAGGGTGTCGTCCTCGACACAGTCCCTTAGAGTGCTGGGACCCGCAACACCTGGCGCCGCTGGTCCAGCGTCCATGTCGTCGTCTAGCAGGGGCATAGAAGGGTCAGCCGCTCTAGCGTTACCTGCCGACGTGGTCTCGTCGTCGTCTAGCACTGGTATAGGGCTAGCTATATAGCTGGGCCCTGCGGGTGAAGTCTCATCATCATTCACGTTCTCGTCTGAAagaaagtttttattgcaaatgttCAAAGGAATTAAGTGAGCTCTCAACCTGTTACACCTTTCTTTCGATCATCATTCAGTTAATTCATACATCAGACTTTCAAACTCATCACGCATCATCAATCATTTAATCCCTTATTCTTAAAGGAAGAGACGTCTCTCTTTGTTTTACCAGGTCCGGCCAAGGTCGTACTGTGCGATCTTTCTCCAGGGAGGCTTACTCGCTGAACTGCTCACCTGCTGCTACCAGTTCACCTGCAACATGACTTGACGCAGACCATATTCATACGTCAAGCCTACTCAACACGCAGACCGTATTCATACGTGTGAGCTGTTACGCTGACAAGCTTGACGCAGACCGTATTCGAACGTCAAGCCTGCCCAACACGCAGACCGTATTCATACGTGTGAATCATAAGACCGGCTGACTTGACGCAGACCGTATTCGAACGTCAAGCCACTTGCCACGCAGACCATATTCGTACGTGCAAGCCCATTCAGCACGTAGACCGTATTCATACGTGTGAACTGGAACCAGCTCATGATACCGCCCTGGGACCAACCAGGCGATATAGCAAAACATAAAAAGACAAAGTGCAGCGACGAACGCCAGGCGATAAGCACCTGAGTGACCAGTACCAGAGCGACTGACACTTACACCAGATCATCAAAGGTATCTCACCTTCAAAGAACGCTGTACAAGACTCTGGGCACCACTCGCCCCGCCACAACACCATATGCTGGGCCGCAGCCTGTGTTGTTTTGCCGTAGCCGCCGCTCAGCAAACGGAGTACGTAGCGTCCGCTGGGCAGAACCTCTATCACTTTGTAGGGGCCCCGCATACCAGGATCGAGTTTTCCTGTCGACTGAGAAAACTTCATAACGAACACATGATCGTTAATGTTGAATTGGCGAGGTGGATGACGCCGTCGATTCACTCGTTCGTCTTGGTTGAATCGATTGTTCGTTAGTAGTTCCCGGGCTCGACTCCTGGTGATTTCTCGTAAGGCCTCTCGATTGGGTGACGAGTTTTCGATGGCTATGTCACGCACTAGCGCGCGAATGACAGGAGTTGTCGCTTCTGTACCAATGAGGAGATTCAGCGGCGAAGCTTGGATTGTCTTCTGTTTCGTGATGTTAAGCACTAATTGAAGTTTCCACAGCGTCTCTGACCAGGACGCTTTTTTATAGTTCGCCTGTATGCGCAACATGTTAAGAACGGTCCGCATATATCGTTCAGCCTGACCATTGGCGTGATGCATCTCCGGAGTTATATAGTGGAGGACGCAACCAAGCTCGTTGATCCACGTGACGAAGTCATTGGATTCAAACATACGCCCTTTGTCTGTTATCATGAGTTTAGGCACCCCGAACAAGGAAATAGCTTGCGTAACAACGCGTTTTAATTCGACAGCGTCTTGTCTATAAATGGGGTACAGCAGAGAGAACTTAGTGAAGGCGTCCACTATAAGAAGAACGAATTTGTATCCTTCGGACACAGGCAGGGGACCCAGAGCGTCAACGTGCACGGTGTGGAATGGAGTGTCGGGTTTTTCCCACGAGGTAATGGGTTGTAGCGGTGCACGGGGAACTCTCTTTTGCGAAATGCATACAAGACAATGACTCACATATTTTGCTACAAAGCGTCTCAAGCCTGGAAACCAGAAATGCTTCTGAATGAGGTCGAGGGTCTTTTCTGAGCCGATGTGTTCATGTTCGTCATGAAACACCCTGAGAAGACTGAGTCGGTGGTCTTTGGGAACGTAACATAGCAGTCGAGGCTGCTCGCCTATTGGGACGTACTTGTAGTACAGAATACCATTTTGGACGGAATAACGATCGGCATCTAAATGACCGTCTTGAAGTTTTTGAACTAGATCTTGGGTTTCTTCATCAGCGGACTGTGCAATTTGAGCCCAGTTTCGGGGTTTAGAAATTTGATTGACAGAGGCCACGGGGTTGCGGCTTAAATAATCTGCATGAGGCATCATTACACCTTTGCGATATTCAATCGAGAATTCAAAATCTTGTAGATAAGTCCACCAGCGAGCAACTCGTGGTAGAAGATCTTTCTTGCGTTCGGTGGACTTCAACGCGTTGCAGTCAGTAACGACCACAAATTTTGACCCTACGAGATAATGTCGGAAATTTTGGAGTGCTTTAACGACAGCGAGCGTCTCCAACTCATAGGAGTGATATCTGCTCTCAGCTCCTTGAGTGGACCTACGGAAATAGGCAACGACATGTTTCTTTTTATCTGGGTGGACCTGCAAAAGGACGGCGCCGTAACCTGCACTGCTCGCGTCCGTGTGGACTTCGGTGGTAAGATTTGGGTCGAAAATTGCGAGAACTGGCTCGTTCGTTAAATGTTTGATTATGTCCTGACGGATGGCTTCACATTCAGGTGTCCAGATGAACCTGGCGTCCTTACGAAGCAAATGGGCGATGGGGGCCGTTTTTGTAGCATAGTCCTTTATATAGCGTCTAAAGTACCCTGCTAAGCCCAGGAACTGACGCACCTGTTTAACGTTCTCTGGTGGTGAGGAATTAGCTAACGCTTCTACCTTTCGCGGACTCGGCCTAACCTGACCCTGACTTATTACCCTGCCTAGGTACTCCACCTCGGTTACCAGGAACGAACATTTTCGCAGATTGATCGAAAAGCCGGCGGTAGTAAGGGTCTTCATCACCTTGCGTAGTAATTCGATTCCTTCCTGGACGGTGTTGCTTAGAAGAAGTACGTCGTCTACGTAAACCAAGACGTTGCCCTCATTAATGTGATCGCGCAAAGTGTCGTTTATTATTCGCTGATACACGATGGGTGAGTTGGCTAGTCCGTACGGCATTCTAACATATTCGAAGTGCTCTTCTGGCGTTACGAAACCGGTAAGTGGTATGCACTCTTCTTTAAGGGGAATCTGGTGGAAACCAGTCGCCATGTCGAGGCTAGTAAAAAATTTGTAACCGCCTAGTCTGTCAATGTGATCGTCGATCAGCGGGAGAGGGTAACGATCTTTTACCGTGACTCGGTTAAGGGCCCTATAGTCGACACAAAGCCTATCAGAACCGTCCCGCTTTTTTACGAGGATGATTGGACTCGCATACTCCGATTTAGACCGTCTAATTACACCCTTACCCAAAAGGTCATTAGTAATTTCTCGAACTTTAAGCTTCTCTTGATAGGAGAGCTTGTACGGCCTGTACACTACCGGTATTAGATCAGTGAGTCGTATCTCCATCTCTCCCGTTCGAACGGTGGTGGCAGCAGTGCCCGAGATTAGAAAGTCAGAATACTCACTAATGACAGACATAAGGCTCTTCAACTCCTCGCCTTGAAGGggtgtgtttatttttacttgATCGCCAGACTCAACGGTGTTCACAGAAGCGCAAGTGTCGCTACGCGTGAGATATTGTCTGTCTTTGGTGCGTACGTAAGTTATTCCATCACGATTCAGCACATCAGTGCCAATTATGACGGGGGCGCTCATCAAGGGAGTTGGTACTATTACTAAGTCAACTTCAATGGATACATCACTAAATTCAACCGTAACGGTGACGTAAGACGTGGCGACTATTTCTTTGTCACTTAAGCCCTTCAGCACACAGCGTCCTGGCTTAGGTTGGGACGAAATGTGTTTTAGGACATCTGCAGAAATGAGAGACACATCAAGGGCGCCACTATCAATGAGTACATCTAACGGTACTCCATCTACCACCGCGCAAGTTATGTCGTTGTTTTTGGGAAGATTTGGTCGATAGGAGCACAGATTAACATTTCGTTCATTTCGTGTCTCTGATCGGGCTTTGGCAAAACACTTGTCCTCGGTGTGTCCCTGTTTCTTACAGAATGTGTATATATTACTGGGCCCGGGCTGTGCGCTAGGGGCCGTGTTAGACTTTGGGTGCTTACAATCACGGCTAACATGTCCTCGTTGGTTACATGAAAAACATTTCGGACCGGCGTTATAAGACTTTGATTGGCCCTGTTTTTTAAAGTTACTCGCGTTGTCTCGTTTCGCCAGATTAGGCTTAGTGTAAATTGAGAGAAATGAAACTATGGTGTCCGGGGTTAAGTTTGCATTGGCGGCAG contains:
- the LOC126380944 gene encoding uncharacterized protein LOC126380944, with the protein product MKFSQSTGKLDPGMRGPYKVIEVLPSGRYVLRLLSGGYGKTTQAAAQHMVLWRGEWCPESCTAFFEDENVNDDETSPAGPSYIASPIPVLDDDETTSAGNARAADPSMPLLDDDMDAGPAAPGVAGPSTLRDCVEDDTLSGEAV